In Variovorax paradoxus, a single genomic region encodes these proteins:
- a CDS encoding AAA family ATPase, with protein MPKDIRSTLHAELSERSRHLQTVSEALKTELFGIDDIIDRVIDSLRAWYVLPQLISRPVVVCLWGLTGTGKTQLVRRLAQHLGFYDRFIEVQMDGFSHGSGYHSRGSISAMLAESGIAEGTPGILVLDEFQRFRTVDGNGHDAKVERYQDVWALLSDGRLPPALSMLGEIESSLAQAEYVQDRDGTAAGKKKEDKKRKLHLSPWEAREVKRCLKLSETLLQIMAWKPAEVHARLRAFRDTQQSWETDYSKLLVFVSGNLDEMYAETARRVEDCDTDADIFHALTKKLSVIDVKKALAERFRPEQIARLGNNHVIYPSFNRATYVRLILSICDRYVAEIQESSGVRFVLDASVYEQIYANAVFPAQGTRPLFSSIHAILSATLVNAALWALERGANGSEPVWLALDAGVSCITARYRKAHRQFPVALELNRLKQRSSEDFRALLAVHEAGHGVAYGLLFGRAPQEIKINVASFEGGYNSYEQRKAWSKENLRDRICVSLAGRAAELLVFGEAATTSGAVQDFIQATACAAQYVRHFAFGTRLSRTDISNDPEDNRNTDVASTDPEIEALLVQEHARAVSLLEAHAPALMAVVDALMRDGSIAPAELAAMLDLPDPAAGSAGAPTDAYSALLASFRARHAELLPPSSAHVGGGSIPASAARVLRAIA; from the coding sequence ATGCCAAAAGACATCCGCTCCACCCTGCACGCCGAGCTTTCCGAGCGCTCGCGCCACCTGCAGACCGTTTCCGAAGCGCTCAAGACCGAGCTCTTCGGCATCGACGACATCATCGATCGCGTGATCGATTCGCTGCGCGCCTGGTACGTGCTGCCGCAGCTCATCAGCCGCCCCGTGGTGGTCTGCCTCTGGGGCCTTACCGGCACCGGCAAGACCCAACTGGTTCGCCGGCTCGCCCAGCACCTGGGCTTCTACGACCGCTTCATCGAAGTGCAGATGGACGGCTTCAGCCACGGCTCGGGCTATCACAGCCGCGGCTCCATCTCGGCCATGCTGGCCGAGTCGGGCATTGCCGAGGGCACGCCCGGCATCCTGGTGCTCGACGAGTTCCAGCGCTTTCGCACCGTCGACGGCAACGGCCACGACGCCAAGGTCGAGCGCTACCAGGACGTGTGGGCGCTGCTGTCCGACGGCCGCCTGCCGCCCGCGCTGTCGATGCTGGGCGAGATCGAATCGTCGCTCGCCCAGGCCGAATACGTGCAGGACCGCGACGGCACTGCCGCCGGCAAGAAGAAGGAAGACAAGAAGCGCAAGCTGCACCTGTCGCCCTGGGAAGCGCGCGAAGTGAAGCGCTGCCTCAAGCTCTCCGAGACCCTGCTGCAGATCATGGCCTGGAAGCCCGCCGAGGTGCACGCGCGCCTGCGCGCCTTCCGCGACACGCAGCAGAGCTGGGAAACCGACTACAGCAAGCTGCTGGTGTTCGTCTCGGGCAACCTCGACGAGATGTACGCCGAGACCGCCCGCCGCGTCGAAGACTGCGACACCGACGCCGACATCTTCCACGCGCTGACGAAGAAGCTCTCCGTCATCGACGTGAAGAAGGCGCTGGCCGAGCGCTTCCGCCCCGAGCAGATCGCGCGCCTGGGCAACAACCACGTGATCTACCCCTCGTTCAACCGCGCGACCTACGTGCGCCTGATCCTGTCGATCTGCGACCGCTACGTGGCCGAGATCCAGGAAAGCTCCGGCGTGCGCTTCGTGCTCGATGCGAGCGTGTACGAGCAGATCTACGCCAACGCCGTGTTCCCGGCGCAGGGCACGCGCCCGCTGTTCTCGTCGATCCACGCGATCCTGAGCGCCACGCTGGTCAACGCCGCGCTGTGGGCACTGGAGCGCGGCGCCAACGGCAGCGAGCCGGTATGGCTCGCGCTGGACGCGGGCGTCTCCTGCATCACCGCCAGGTACCGCAAGGCGCACCGTCAGTTTCCGGTGGCGCTGGAGCTGAACCGCCTGAAGCAGCGCTCGAGCGAGGACTTCCGCGCGCTGCTCGCGGTGCACGAGGCCGGTCACGGCGTGGCCTACGGCCTGCTGTTCGGCCGCGCGCCGCAGGAGATCAAGATCAACGTGGCCTCGTTCGAGGGCGGCTACAACAGCTACGAGCAGCGCAAGGCCTGGTCGAAGGAGAACCTGCGCGACCGCATCTGCGTGAGCCTGGCGGGCCGCGCCGCCGAGCTGCTGGTGTTCGGCGAGGCGGCCACCACCTCGGGCGCGGTGCAGGACTTCATCCAGGCCACCGCCTGCGCGGCTCAATACGTGCGCCACTTCGCCTTCGGCACGCGCCTGAGCCGCACCGACATCTCGAACGATCCGGAAGACAACCGCAACACCGACGTGGCGTCCACCGATCCCGAGATCGAGGCCCTGCTGGTGCAGGAGCATGCGCGCGCCGTTTCGCTGCTCGAAGCGCACGCGCCGGCGCTGATGGCGGTGGTCGACGCGCTGATGCGCGATGGCTCCATCGCGCCGGCCGAGCTCGCCGCCATGCTCGACCTGCCCGACCCGGCAGCGGGCAGCGCCGGCGCACCGACGGACGCCTATTCGGCCCTGCTCGCGAGCTTCCGCGCGCGCCATGCCGAGCTGCTGCCGCCATCGTCAGCGCATGTCGGTGGCGGCTCCATTCCGGCCAGCGCGGCCCGCGTGCTGCGCGCGATCGCCTGA
- a CDS encoding LysE family translocator — MTLATALLFAIVAFAAIATPGPTVLLALSNGSRHGVRRALPGMLGAVLSDFVLVGAVALGLGALLAASEFWFSMLKWVGAVYLAWLGLRMLRSKGGFQLPTADAAASVTAGESRRIFFKSFLVAVTNPKGYIFCSALLPQFIDPTAAQAPQYIVIALIFAALDMAVMLAYAFVGARAIRLLTVSATRWIDRACGGMLLALAGSLAFYRRSAA; from the coding sequence ATGACGCTCGCCACCGCCCTGCTCTTCGCCATCGTCGCCTTCGCCGCCATCGCCACCCCCGGCCCCACGGTGCTGCTGGCGCTGAGCAACGGATCGCGGCACGGCGTGCGCCGCGCGCTGCCGGGCATGCTCGGTGCGGTGCTCTCCGACTTCGTGCTGGTCGGCGCCGTGGCGCTCGGGTTGGGCGCGCTGCTGGCCGCCTCGGAATTCTGGTTCTCGATGCTGAAGTGGGTCGGCGCGGTGTACCTGGCCTGGCTGGGCCTGCGCATGCTGCGCTCCAAGGGCGGCTTCCAGCTGCCGACCGCCGATGCCGCCGCGTCGGTGACGGCGGGCGAAAGCCGCCGGATCTTCTTCAAGTCCTTCCTGGTGGCGGTGACGAACCCGAAGGGCTACATCTTCTGCTCGGCGCTGCTGCCGCAGTTCATCGACCCCACGGCCGCGCAGGCGCCGCAGTACATCGTCATCGCGCTGATCTTCGCGGCGCTCGACATGGCGGTGATGCTGGCCTACGCCTTCGTCGGCGCCCGCGCGATCCGGCTTCTGACCGTGTCGGCCACCCGCTGGATCGACCGCGCCTGCGGCGGCATGCTGCTGGCGCTGGCCGGCTCGCTGGCCTTCTACCGGCGCAGCGCGGCCTGA
- the dapC gene encoding succinyldiaminopimelate transaminase, translating into MNPLLSRLQPYPFERLKQLFAGVTPNPEFPAISLGIGEPKHATPAFIKEALSNSLGALAAYPATAGDLKLRTAFTDWLQTRYSLALDPATQVLPVNGSREALFSLAQTVIDATVSPQPVVISPNPFYQIYEGAALLSGAEPYYAPSIPARNFAVDWDSVPEAVWARTQLVFVCSPGNPTGAVMSLDEWKKLFALSDRHGFVIAADECYSEIYFRDEPPLSGLEASVKLGRSDFRNLIALTSLSKRSNVPGLRSGFVAGDAAIIKKFLLYRTYHGSAMSGTVAAASIAAWGDEAHVVENRAMYRAKFAAVTPLLEPVLDVRLPDASFYLWAGVPEVWAGDDEAFARALYAQYNVTVLPGSYLARDTSHSANPGRGRIRMALVAETAECVEAAQRIVRFCQDNSAGPR; encoded by the coding sequence ATGAATCCCTTGCTCTCCAGGTTGCAGCCCTATCCCTTCGAGCGGCTGAAGCAACTGTTCGCGGGCGTCACGCCCAACCCCGAGTTCCCCGCCATCAGCCTGGGCATCGGCGAACCCAAGCACGCCACGCCGGCCTTCATCAAGGAGGCGCTGAGCAACAGCCTGGGCGCGCTGGCCGCCTACCCGGCCACCGCCGGCGACCTGAAGCTGCGCACCGCCTTCACCGACTGGCTCCAGACCCGCTACAGCCTCGCGCTCGATCCGGCCACGCAGGTGCTGCCGGTCAACGGCTCGCGCGAGGCGCTGTTCTCGCTGGCCCAGACCGTGATCGACGCCACCGTGTCGCCGCAGCCGGTGGTGATCTCGCCCAATCCGTTCTATCAGATCTACGAGGGCGCGGCCCTGCTCTCGGGCGCCGAGCCGTACTACGCGCCGAGCATCCCCGCGCGCAATTTCGCGGTCGACTGGGACAGCGTGCCCGAAGCCGTCTGGGCCCGCACGCAGCTGGTGTTCGTGTGCTCGCCGGGCAACCCGACCGGCGCGGTGATGTCGCTCGACGAGTGGAAGAAGCTGTTCGCCCTGTCGGACCGCCACGGCTTCGTGATCGCGGCCGACGAGTGCTACAGCGAGATCTACTTCCGCGACGAGCCGCCGCTCAGCGGCCTCGAAGCCTCGGTGAAGCTGGGCCGGTCCGACTTCCGGAACCTGATCGCCCTGACCTCGCTTTCGAAGCGCAGCAACGTGCCCGGCCTGCGCAGCGGCTTCGTAGCCGGCGACGCGGCCATCATCAAGAAGTTTCTGCTCTACCGCACCTACCACGGCAGCGCCATGAGCGGCACCGTGGCCGCCGCCAGCATCGCGGCCTGGGGCGACGAGGCCCACGTGGTCGAGAACCGCGCCATGTACCGCGCCAAGTTCGCGGCCGTCACGCCGCTGCTGGAACCGGTGCTCGACGTGCGCCTGCCCGACGCCAGTTTCTACCTCTGGGCCGGGGTACCCGAAGTGTGGGCTGGCGACGACGAAGCCTTCGCCCGCGCGCTCTACGCTCAATACAATGTCACGGTTCTGCCGGGCAGCTATCTGGCGCGCGACACCAGCCACAGCGCCAACCCCGGCCGGGGCCGCATCCGCATGGCACTGGTGGCCGAGACGGCCGAGTGCGTCGAAGCCGCCCAGCGCATCGTCCGCTTCTGCCAGGACAACTCCGCCGGCCCCCGCTGA
- a CDS encoding DUF3829 domain-containing protein, with protein sequence MKYWNWTTTLGATLFAASALLAGCGDKAAPPANAPQAKAAPADAEQQQIEKYNIYVDVSNNLRTSFQQAREEYIAQQVPLLQAKAPLSSLRIQNDILIDRSAKKLDTAAAIGAPLPEIDESAKAFSAALKLLSPLSRELNNYANSKGYLADNGDKARQMNTDYLAALTTVAQAEAAFDNGLSARDRALTKEAFEKAPKDTAAYYRAGLIYHGKLNHSDANALFESPNDPKAVAAFEASLALVAQSAEGWSRKIGEQTAKSGKSCDGGMLQINEFIGQSRSMLKDAKDGVFKRKESGAMARLPAHMRSSSIVNSANRYNQNFANMIGQFNHPLC encoded by the coding sequence ATGAAGTACTGGAACTGGACGACGACCCTTGGCGCCACGCTTTTCGCGGCCTCGGCATTGCTGGCCGGCTGCGGCGACAAGGCAGCCCCGCCCGCCAATGCCCCGCAAGCCAAGGCAGCGCCCGCCGACGCGGAACAGCAGCAGATCGAGAAATACAACATCTACGTCGACGTGTCGAACAACCTGCGCACGTCGTTCCAGCAGGCGCGCGAGGAATACATCGCGCAGCAGGTGCCGCTGCTGCAGGCCAAGGCGCCGCTGAGCAGCCTGCGTATCCAGAACGACATCCTGATCGACCGCTCGGCGAAGAAGCTCGACACCGCCGCCGCCATCGGCGCGCCGCTGCCCGAGATCGATGAATCGGCCAAGGCCTTTTCCGCCGCGCTCAAGCTGCTGTCGCCGCTGAGCCGCGAGCTGAACAACTACGCCAATTCCAAGGGCTACCTTGCCGACAACGGCGACAAGGCCCGCCAGATGAACACCGACTACCTGGCCGCGCTCACCACCGTCGCGCAGGCCGAGGCCGCGTTCGACAACGGCCTGAGCGCCCGCGACCGGGCCCTGACCAAGGAAGCCTTCGAGAAGGCCCCGAAGGACACCGCCGCCTACTACCGCGCCGGCCTGATCTACCACGGCAAGCTGAACCACAGCGACGCCAATGCGCTGTTCGAATCGCCCAACGACCCCAAGGCAGTGGCCGCCTTCGAGGCCTCGCTGGCGCTGGTAGCCCAGTCGGCCGAGGGCTGGAGCAGGAAGATCGGCGAGCAGACAGCCAAGAGCGGCAAGAGCTGCGACGGCGGCATGCTGCAGATCAACGAGTTCATCGGCCAGTCGCGCTCGATGCTCAAGGACGCCAAGGACGGCGTCTTCAAGCGCAAGGAGAGCGGCGCGATGGCCCGGCTGCCGGCGCACATGCGCAGCTCCAGCATCGTCAACTCGGCCAACCGCTACAACCAGAACTTCGCCAACATGATCGGCCAGTTCAACCACCCGCTCTGCTGA
- the argA gene encoding amino-acid N-acetyltransferase, with translation MSTVFNFTFVPWFRSVAPYIHTHRGKTFVVGLAGEAIAAGKLQNIAQDLALIQSMGVKIVLVHGFRPQVNEQLAAKGHEARYSHGIRITDEVALDSAQEAAGQLRYEIEAAFSQGLPNTPMAGSTVRVISGNFITARPVGVVDGVDFKHSGLVRKVDAAGIRRTLDFGAMVLMSPFGFSPTGEAFNLTMEEVATSVAISLQADKLIFLTEIPGIRMDSELPESEDNPIDTELPLDAAEKLLASLPPPQKPTDTAFYLQHCVKACKAGVERNHILPFALDGSLLLEVYVHDGVGTMVIDEKLESLREATVDDIGGILQLIEPFERDGTLVKRDRNEIERDVGHYTVIEHDGVIFGCAALYPYPEERTAEMAALTVSPHTQSQGDGERILKRIEHRAKAMGLDSIFVLTTRTMHWFLKRGFQQVNPDWLPEARKRKYNWDRKSQVLVKKI, from the coding sequence ATGTCCACCGTCTTCAATTTCACCTTCGTGCCCTGGTTCCGCTCGGTCGCGCCTTACATCCACACGCATCGCGGTAAGACTTTCGTGGTCGGGCTCGCGGGCGAGGCGATCGCGGCGGGCAAACTGCAGAACATCGCGCAAGACCTGGCGCTGATCCAGAGCATGGGCGTCAAGATCGTGCTGGTGCACGGCTTCCGCCCGCAGGTCAACGAACAGCTCGCGGCCAAGGGCCACGAGGCGCGCTACTCCCACGGCATCCGCATCACCGACGAAGTGGCGCTCGACTCCGCGCAGGAAGCCGCCGGCCAGTTGCGCTACGAGATCGAGGCCGCCTTCAGCCAAGGCCTGCCCAACACGCCGATGGCCGGCTCGACGGTGCGCGTGATCTCCGGCAACTTCATCACCGCGCGCCCCGTGGGCGTGGTCGACGGCGTCGACTTCAAGCATTCGGGCCTGGTGCGCAAGGTGGACGCGGCGGGCATTCGCCGTACGCTGGACTTCGGCGCGATGGTGCTCATGTCGCCCTTCGGCTTCTCGCCGACCGGCGAGGCCTTCAACCTGACGATGGAAGAAGTGGCGACCAGCGTCGCCATTTCGCTGCAAGCCGACAAGCTGATCTTCCTCACGGAAATCCCGGGCATCCGCATGGACAGCGAGCTGCCCGAAAGCGAAGACAACCCCATCGACACCGAACTGCCGCTGGACGCCGCCGAAAAGCTGCTCGCCTCGCTGCCGCCGCCGCAGAAGCCGACGGACACGGCCTTCTACCTGCAGCACTGCGTGAAGGCCTGCAAGGCCGGCGTGGAGCGCAACCATATCCTGCCGTTCGCGCTCGACGGCTCGCTGCTGCTCGAGGTCTACGTGCACGACGGCGTCGGCACCATGGTGATCGACGAGAAGCTCGAGAGCCTGCGCGAAGCCACGGTGGACGACATCGGCGGCATCCTGCAGCTGATCGAACCCTTCGAGCGCGACGGCACGCTGGTCAAGCGCGACCGCAACGAGATCGAGCGCGACGTGGGCCACTACACGGTGATCGAGCACGACGGCGTGATCTTCGGCTGCGCGGCGCTCTACCCCTACCCCGAGGAGCGCACCGCCGAGATGGCCGCGCTCACGGTGTCGCCGCACACGCAGTCGCAGGGCGACGGCGAACGCATCCTCAAGCGCATCGAGCACCGCGCCAAGGCCATGGGCCTGGACAGCATCTTCGTGCTCACCACGCGCACCATGCACTGGTTCCTCAAGCGCGGCTTCCAGCAGGTCAACCCTGACTGGCTGCCCGAAGCCCGCAAGCGCAAGTACAACTGGGACCGCAAGAGCCAGGTGCTCGTCAAGAAAATCTGA
- a CDS encoding zinc-dependent alcohol dehydrogenase family protein, whose product MTTSSSTMRAAVLDAAGQPFRIAELGRPVPAQGQVLVRIHASGVNPLDTKIRAGQAAHAQQPLPSVLGMDLAGVVEAVGPGVTKFRRGDEVYGMAGGIGGLQGTLAEYVAVDADLIAFKPHNLSMREAAGIPLVFITAWEGLVDRANTQAGQTVLVHGGAGGVGHMAVQLARSLGAKVFATGGPSQAETIRRFGATPIDYTTASVDDYVAQHTAGEGFDVVYDTVGGAVLDASFVAARRYGGHVVSCLGWGTHGLAPLSFRAATYSGVFTLLPMITGRGRAHHGEILDAATRLAEAGQLVPLMDARRFSLSQATSAHEAVEAVEAGNARGRVVVDIAA is encoded by the coding sequence ATGACAACGTCTTCTTCCACCATGCGTGCCGCCGTCCTCGATGCCGCCGGCCAGCCTTTTCGCATCGCCGAACTCGGGCGGCCCGTGCCGGCACAGGGCCAGGTGCTGGTGCGCATCCATGCCAGCGGCGTGAACCCGCTGGACACCAAGATCCGCGCCGGCCAGGCGGCCCATGCGCAACAGCCGCTGCCCTCGGTGCTCGGCATGGACCTGGCGGGCGTGGTCGAGGCTGTCGGCCCGGGCGTGACGAAGTTCAGGCGCGGCGACGAGGTCTACGGCATGGCCGGCGGCATCGGCGGGCTGCAGGGCACGCTGGCGGAGTACGTGGCGGTCGATGCCGACCTGATCGCGTTCAAGCCGCACAACCTGAGCATGCGCGAGGCCGCGGGCATTCCGCTGGTGTTCATCACCGCGTGGGAAGGCCTGGTGGACCGGGCGAACACGCAGGCCGGCCAGACAGTGCTGGTGCATGGCGGCGCGGGCGGCGTCGGCCACATGGCGGTGCAACTGGCGCGCTCGCTGGGCGCGAAGGTGTTCGCGACCGGCGGCCCGTCGCAGGCCGAAACCATCCGGCGCTTCGGCGCGACACCGATCGACTACACGACGGCTTCGGTCGACGACTACGTCGCGCAGCACACGGCCGGCGAAGGTTTCGACGTGGTGTACGACACGGTCGGCGGCGCGGTGCTCGACGCCTCGTTCGTCGCCGCGCGCCGCTACGGCGGGCATGTGGTCAGCTGCCTTGGCTGGGGCACGCACGGGCTGGCGCCGCTGTCCTTTCGCGCCGCGACCTATTCGGGCGTGTTCACGCTGCTGCCGATGATCACGGGCCGCGGCCGCGCGCACCACGGCGAGATCCTCGATGCCGCGACCCGGCTAGCGGAGGCCGGGCAGCTCGTGCCGCTGATGGACGCGCGCCGGTTCAGCCTGTCGCAGGCCACGTCGGCCCATGAGGCCGTGGAGGCCGTGGAGGCCGGCAATGCGCGGGGCCGCGTCGTGGTCGACATCGCGGCCTGA
- a CDS encoding LysR family transcriptional regulator, whose protein sequence is MNESTKAPMEWSDIRVFLAIARTGTLMAAARQTGLSQPTMGRRLKALEASLSLTLFQRTSDGFVLTAEGESVLGHAERMEEQALAFQRELAGSAQQQLEGSLRVSSSDWFGVHVLSPVLAGFLKQHPGVGIELLTDARLLNLARREADLVFRIQPFDEPYILQRKLMHMDYALYAAAGQPHPVAGDGEGSALVTLDSAYRDFPDAVWLRRMLPKARTAFGSNNREAQARLCAAGVGLAVLPIALGAQTPGLERVELGEPPPGRDVWLGYHRDLRRLARLRALVDATIEALAS, encoded by the coding sequence ATGAATGAGAGCACCAAAGCCCCGATGGAATGGAGCGACATCCGCGTCTTCCTGGCCATCGCGCGCACCGGCACGCTGATGGCGGCCGCCCGGCAGACCGGCCTGTCGCAACCCACGATGGGCCGTCGGCTGAAAGCGCTGGAGGCCAGCCTGTCGCTCACGCTGTTCCAGCGCACCAGCGACGGCTTCGTGCTCACGGCCGAGGGCGAATCGGTGCTGGGCCATGCCGAGCGCATGGAAGAACAGGCACTGGCGTTCCAGCGTGAGCTGGCGGGCAGCGCGCAGCAGCAGCTCGAAGGCTCGCTGCGCGTGTCTTCCTCCGACTGGTTCGGCGTTCATGTGCTGTCGCCGGTGCTGGCGGGGTTTCTCAAACAGCACCCCGGCGTCGGCATCGAACTGCTGACCGATGCCCGCCTGCTGAACCTGGCACGCCGGGAGGCCGACCTCGTCTTTCGCATCCAGCCGTTCGACGAGCCCTACATCCTGCAGCGCAAGCTGATGCACATGGACTACGCGCTCTATGCCGCCGCCGGCCAGCCGCATCCGGTGGCGGGCGACGGCGAAGGCAGCGCGCTGGTCACGCTCGACAGCGCATACCGCGACTTCCCCGATGCGGTCTGGCTGCGCCGCATGCTGCCGAAAGCCCGCACCGCCTTCGGCAGCAACAACCGCGAGGCGCAGGCGCGGCTGTGCGCCGCCGGTGTCGGCCTTGCCGTGCTGCCCATTGCACTGGGCGCGCAAACGCCCGGACTGGAGCGCGTCGAGCTGGGCGAACCGCCGCCGGGGCGCGACGTGTGGCTCGGCTATCACCGCGACCTGCGGCGCCTCGCGCGGCTGCGCGCCCTGGTCGACGCGACCATAGAGGCACTGGCGTCATGA